One window of the Cryptococcus gattii WM276 chromosome E, complete sequence genome contains the following:
- a CDS encoding Endosomal protein, putative; Vps27p (Similar to TIGR gene model, INSD accession AAW43634.1; required for recycling Golgi proteins, forming lumenal membranes and sorting ubiquitinated proteins destined for degradation) has product MSWLWGSAINPQFEELAEKACSPLNLPYPQSEDIATALEVADMIRSKAVQPKIAMQSLKRRIASKNGRVQMYAIGLTDTCIKNGGDHFLLEVASKEFVDELSALIKATTTSPEVKQMLIKYFQQWALAFKSKSELSFFVEVYNELKASGITFPPPPAPVPSHLLTTTTAPAWVDSDACMRCRSAFTFTNRKHHCRNCGLVFDQACSSHNMPLPKYGITEEVRVCDGCWTKAGKNKVDAPAPAVPGRTPRSRADLDADLQRAIELSLAESQPGQGRSHSHSHFTPSEPPLVHGTVQDEDEQMRLAIEASLRDMEARPSAPTGLGEALEPEYRPLPTFDLSPRENETILTFSNTMDQMAAYGERDLRRFPHAHVLAGQANAVGERLRRNVEEKSTKQQMLMEMQDKLSQAVNLYGQILDGQQAYATKRVQEEQARRYQQQQQSYYAQQYQPQAQLYGQYPPNSYQAFAPPQQVYQPPQPQPQAQAQHAPSLYPTMPYTTPNFASPQQQQVYPQQPHPSPYTQWPLAPSHVQPGLARQASVVVPPVSSPVPAGVQRQASMTYGAPIPVAEQSQRQQQQQYAAVPSFASGAAPVDIPSAPPPVDLSTHPSSPQKHSHIPSQPPAQSPYESQPQEIPSQREMQYGASAPPPDSVGSYMSEGTVGSVKSRHEQEQATLQAQPQPQSQASAQTQAQSQPQLQAQPQQNQYAPQAQLSAGVYNADSFPQPLPPTIFPDAPVEAPKGLEKGEKEEGLLIEL; this is encoded by the exons ATGTCATGGCTATGGGGAAGCGCTATAAACCCTCAGTTCGAGGAGCTTGCTG AGAAGGCATGTTCCCCTCTCAATCTGCCTTACCCTCAATCAGAAGACATCGCGACTGCCTTGGAGGTCGCGGATATGATCCGCTCAAAGGCTGTACAGCCCAAAATTGCAATGCAAAgcttgaagaggaggatagCCAGTAAAAACGGGAGAGTGCAGATGTATGCCATCGGG CTTACGGATACCTGTATCAAGAATGGTGGGGATCATTTCTTGCTAGAAGTAGCAAGTAAGGAGTTTGTGGATGAATTGTCAGCCCTCATTAAAGCAACA ACGACTAGCCCAGAAGTCAAGCAGATGCTCATCAAGTACTTTCAGCAATGGGCCCTTGCTTTCAAATCCAAGTCGGAGCTATCCTTCTTTGTAGAAGTTTATAACGAGCTCAAGGCTTCTG GAATCACTTTCCCGCCACCACCCGCTCCTGTCCCTTCTCATCTCTTGACAACAACCACTGCCCCTGCATGGGTCGACTCTGACGCGTGCATGCGCTGCCGCTCCGCCTTCACATTTACTAACCGTAAACACCATTGCCGCAACTGCGGTCTCGTATTCGACCAAGCGTGCTCCAGCCACAACATGCCTTTACCCAAATATGGAATCACAGAAGAAGTCCGAGTGTGTGATGGCTGCTGGACCAAAGCAGGGAAGAACAAGGTTGATGCTCCTGCTCCCGCTGTCCCGGGCCGTACACCGAGGTCTAGAGCGGATCTTGACGCTGATCTTCAACGAGCCATCGAACTCTCTCTCGCGGAATCTCAGCCTGGTCAGGGCCGTAGCCATAGCCATAGCCATTTCACCCCTTCCGAGCCTCCCTTGGTGCATGGTACTGTTcaagatgaggatgagcaGATGCGTCTTGCGATTGAGGCTTCCCTTCGTGATATGGAAGCTCGTCCATCAGCTCCAACGGGTCTGGGTGAAGCGCTAGAACCAGAATACAGGCCCCTGCCCACATTCGACCTTTCCCCGAGAGAGAATGAGACGATCTTGACGTTCAGCAACACGATGGATCAGATGGCAGCATACGGTGAGCGAGATTTGAGAAGATTTCCGCATGCACATGTGTTGGCGGGGCAGGCCAATGCGGTGGGCGagaggttgaggaggaaTGTGGAAGAGAAAAGCACAAAACAAC AAATGTTGATGGAGATGCAAGATAAACTATCCCAAGCTGTCAACCTATACGGTCAGATTCTCGATGGACAACAGGCTTATGCCACTAAACGAGTGCAAGAAGAACAAGCAAGGAGGTatcagcagcagcagcaaagCTACTACGCCCAACAGTACCAGCCGCAAGCACAGCTGTATGGTCAATATCCTCCTAATAGCTACCAGGCGTTCGCGCCTCCTCAACAAGTATATCAACCTCCTCAACCGCAGCCCCAAGCCCAAGCTCAACATGCTCCTTCCCTTTATCCCACCATGCCTTATACTACTCCCAACTTTGCTTCTCCTCAGCAGCAACAGGTTTACCCTCAACAGCCCCATCCTTCACCTTATACCCAATGGCCTCTCGCGCCATCACACGTTCAGCCAGGATTAGCAAGACAAGCGTCGGTCGTTGTCCCGCCCGTTTCTTCACCAGTTCCTGCTGGTGTGCAAAGGCAGGCTTCTATGACTTATGGCGCACCTATACCTGTGGCCGAGCAATCCCAACGacaacagcaacagcaatACGCCGCTGTTCCTTCGTTCGCATCTGGGGCAGCACCAGTCGACATACCTTCCGCTCCTCCACCTGTCGATCTGTCCACTCACCCCAGCTCACCCCAGAAACACTCCCACATCCCTTCCCAGCCCCCAGCCCAGTCCCCATATGAATCTCAACCGCAAGAAATCCCTTCACAGCGAGAAATGCAATATGGTGCGTCGGCTCCGCCACCTGACTCTGTCGGTTCGTATATGTCGGAAGGGACGGTAGGAAGCGTCAAGTCCAGGCATGAACAGGAGCAAGCGACTTTACAGGCTCAACCCCAACCTCAGTCTCAAGCTTCCGCACAAACCCAAGCGCAGTCTCAACCTCAACTGCAGGCTCAACCCCAACAAAACCAATATGCTCCTCAAGCACAGCTCTCCGCGGGAGTGTATAATGCAGACTCTTTCCCTCAGCCTTTACCCCCAACCATCTTCCCAGATGCACCGGTAGAAGCACCCAAGGGTTTGGAAAagggggagaaggaagaaggttTGTTGATTGAACTTTGA
- a CDS encoding glucoamylase s1/s2 precursor, putative (Similar to TIGR gene model, INSD accession AAW43632.1), which produces MGILTRIRRRSSLAAQTQHLSSSSPLASQPPPSATLSTPAAAPDSTSTESVGSRIPKKPWKKKHGERSLNGSSNKKGKGKTKAENDEVLGGPKYGDFPISLGPTSSLSVINAPTTHTDGPSSQLSLSPPGNGSLAGGSNSVPGSRGKIEKRRSEASEIIRPSSGIFKQDGGILGKLNFEDEGDRKRKMSNSSWMKDVEGLESSGSLSERQNASISNFILPLESSPVVTSSSRAITPDPNSNQRQPLVSTTSGGSKWEEDPVEILESAEKKHRFWKGKGKSNRHSRVMSDSLQLNRSESPITGKLPSSSTGPDLASISRNSVDLDQPHPPQLRRPSSSFFSNPFHRSSSHASEIPSTVEDGSFQLKGFRHVSGMSDVEGAGKLEGYLSHVKRESVAALNVELRAAFTAPNSPVAYTSPKPTAIPLSRPASVAHSLTSVDDMVSPNRVSVAAFKKGLRRQSNGPMSTMSDMGHGTPVSGSGDEDDDVPLGKRIVSQPLPRPTSSPSLSNMRNLSLSNLERTASNLMLKQLEKQTSEKEVSSQEPLAFQAKAYSRTSSGFVVKSRSPMASNQDLLSSPVSSLNSLAAAFPVSLGPTVLANSPPARTSSANAGVINFNEALPPSTDNKELLTDGYFSAGAPSSNQVTQRVQEFQPPIISQTTEELTKVAIPPPLATARQPPVNPIAKLSTNVQSSISPPKQSTPPPVQQIDVPQPSPDISPTLLGLNLPLPPDQMPDTPPKAPVPLSELTRRPGSSSEGPASPSTQRKRMSLLEEPMKYLSGLWVTSPAGDGFDPVFAINSRDEPQSPTGSNRPDITSWYVPQDLPKRQTSVSPPPLSPAERIRSPLSERLAGVATSTISTTKPGRGLQKPVMEKLKTSVEDLSPSDNHKSLVSDFTLASIPQSGPRPFSSFIKPGPVQPKPATDESESDTEGEASVSTHQRQISRTVSLVSQQSVRRIPGGPRQPMRQSRIVSMPITNSHLTQKSHEHRRHDEKDANEDEPLAKIKHRSSKSSLTTATPAKFPSYGQASLPTPPTSVTNTSISSSSPQERRKPLIEFGPAAPGQSMMTPRPHDSVLSAPSSPFGKFSTPFTDSMTTSGKGSLPSPISGQVRFDSPERKRPSGIPRKTTSPEISKDNVNGNAVEVYDERQRHQNDEQNSDSRQRRRSDGALHHLSPYDPPVQARIGMQGMPNLQDMSSEAFLTWQKHQWQMHYLAAAYRASEEEWQRQSSVSMSINNHPSTQSAPFPMQHMPMSPPNMNMNMMNMGMGMPMGYGYSAFPQFQGHMFNSYLDMPQMQNQTGGGGGYSYGTGTHSVFGGGFGPSPAIPSAIPSQQRQHNPQRRASSDQRGAQYTPPHPHRRQDDPHSTKGRSASALGMHSTANSPPTMSKRSSSVFKGLLGEREKAELQQEMARQAQEKLDKQKQWSKERARGEATEGRSPPPPSSWSKVTGDLSECATPRKPSRSGPTMAN; this is translated from the exons ATGGGTATCCTAACACGCATACGACGAAGATCATCCTTAGCAGCACAAACCCAGCATCTTTCTTCGTCCTCTCCATTGGCATCTCAACCCCCACCGTCTGCGACGCTCAGCACTCCGGCGGCTGCACCTGATTCAACCTCCACTGAGTCCGTGGGTTCCCGAATACCAAAGAAACCATGGAAAAAGAAGCATGGTGAGAGAAGTTTGAACGGTAGCTCGAACaaaaaggggaaggggaagacGAAAGCAGAGAACGATGAAGTGCTTGGAGGCCCGAAATATGGAGATTTTCCCATATCATTAGGGCCAACTTCATCTCTTTCCGTCATTAACGCGCCAACGACTCATACCGATGGTCCTTCTTCTCAGCTGTCTTTGTCGCCACCTGGCAATGGCTCCCTAGCTGGCGGCAGCAACTCGGTGCCAGGCAGTAGGGGAAAGATCGAAAAGCGGAGATCCGAGGCCAGCGAAATAATACGACCATCTAGCGGGATTTTCAAACAGGATGGAGGTATTCTAGGGAAGCTCAActttgaggatgaaggggatagaaagagaaagatgTCTAATTCGAGCTGGATGAAGGACGTAGAAGGTCTAGAGTCCAGCGGTTCACTTTCAGAAAGGCAAAATGCTTCGATATCCAATTTTATCCTCCCCTTGGAAAGCAGTCCGGTTGTGACGTCGAGTAGCAGAGCAATTACACCGGATCCAAATAGCAATCAGAGACAGCCACTGGTATCGACAACGTCAGGGGGTAGCAAGTGGGAGGAAGATCCTGTAGAGATCCTGGAGTCTGCGGAGAAGAAACATCGATTTTGGAAGGGTAAGGGAAAGTCCAATAGACATTCGCGGGTCATGAGTGACTCTCTCCAACTGAATCGG TCCGAGTCTCCCATTACCGGCAAGctcccttcttcatcaactGGGCCCGACCTGGCTAGCATCTCTAGGAACTCTGTGGACCTTGATCAGCCTCATCCACCACAGCTTCGGCGgccttcatcatctttctTTTCCAACCCTTTCCATCGATCTTCATCTCATGCGTCGGAAATACCGTCGACGGTCGAGGATGGCTCTTTCCAGTTGAAAGGTTTCCGCCATGTCTCGGGTATGTCTGATGTAGAGGGTGCGGGGAAACTAGAAGGATACCTTTCTCACGTTAAACGGGAGTCGGTTGCTGCACTCAATGTCGAATTACGAGCTGCGTTCACAGCCCCAAACTCACCAGTAGCCTACACATCTCCCAAGCCAACTGCGATTCCTCTGTCACGACCTGCTAGTGTCGCTCACTCTCTTACCTCGGTGGACGATATGGTTTCTCCAAATAGAGTCAGTGTGGCTGCATTCAAAAAGGGGCTTCGGAGGCAGAGCAATGGCCCGATGTCGACGATGAGTGATATGGGACATGGGACCCCAGTTAGCGGCTCTGGAGATGAGGACGACGACGTCCCTCTTGGCAAACGAATCGTTTCGCAGCCTCTTCCCAGACCGACGAGCTCTCCATCATTGTCCAACATGCGCAATCTCAGTTTGAGCAATCTGGAACGTACAGCATCAAACCTCATGTTAAAGCAACTGGAAAAACAGACCAGTGAAAAGGAAGTCTCAAGCCAAGAGCCTTTAGCCTTCCAGGCGAAAGCGTACAGCAGAACGTCAAGCGGTTTTGTGGTTAAAAGTCGAAGTCCCATGGCAAGTAACCAGGACCTGCTTAGCAGTCCTGTAAGCTCCCTGAACTCGCTGGCTGCTGCTTTCCCCGTGTCACTTGGCCCAACAGTATTAGCCAACTCCCCACCCGCCCGAACGTCATCAGCAAATGCAGGAGTCATCAACTTCAATGAAGCTTTACCTCCCAGTACGGACAACAAAGAACTCTTAACAGATGGATATTTTTCAGCAGGTGCCCCTTCTTCTAATCAAGTCACGCAAAGGGTTCAAGAATTCCAACCTCCTATTATTTCTCAGACCACCGAGGAACTTACTAAAGTGGCCATCCCCCCGCCTCTTGCCACTGCACGACAACCTCCTGTGAACCCTATTGCAAAGCTTTCGACAAATGTTCAATCTAGTATCTCACCTCCAAAGCAATCTACGCCGCCTCCTGTTCAACAGATCGACGTACCGCAGCCTTCACCTGATATTTCGCCTACATTATTAGGTCTTAATCTTCCGTTACCTCCAGATCAGATGCCCGATACACCTCCGAAAGCCCCTGTGCCATTATCAGAGCTAACACGTCGACCTGGAAGTAGCTCagaaggtccagcttcTCCTAGTACTCAAAGAAAGCGGATGTCACTGTTGGAAGAGCCGATGAAGTACCTATCGGGGCTGTGGGTTACATCGCCGGCTGGAGATGGCTTTGATCCAGTGTTTGCTATCAATTCTAGAGATGAGCCTCAATCGCCAACGGGATCGAATCGCCCAGACATTACTTCTTGGTATGTCCCTCAAGATCTACCCAAACGCCAAACATCGGTCTCCCCGCCACCACTTTCACCCGCGGAGCGTATCCGCTCACCTCTTTCGGAGAGATTGGCTGGTGTCGCAACCTCGACTATAAGCACCACAAAGCCCGGCCGTGGTCTACAAAAACCAGTCATGGAGAAACTCAAGACTAGTGTTGAGGATCTAAGTCCTTCCGATAATCACAAGTCACTAGTCAGCGATTTTACTCTGGCCTCTATTCCTCAGTCTGGTCCCCGACCTTTCTCAAGCTTCATCAAACCAGGACCAGTTCAGCCCAAACCCGCGACTGACGAGAGCGAAAGTGATACCGAAGGGGAGGCGAGTGTGTCCACACATCAACGACAAATATCGCGAACAGTCTCGCTGGTATCTCAGCAATCTGTTAGAAGAATACCTGGTGGTCCTCGACAACCCATGCGGCAAAGCCGCATCGTCTCAATGCCTATCACAAATTCCCACTTGACTCAGAAATCACATGAACATCGGCGCCATGATGAGAAAGATGCCAATGAAGATGAGCCTTTAGCAAAAATCAAGCATCGGTCTTCCAAGTCATCTCTGACCACGGCTACCCCTGCAAAATTTCCATCTTATGGACAGGCTTCCTTGCCAACCCCTCCCACCAGTGTTACAAATACAAGTATCAGCTCGTCTAGTCCTCAGGAGCGACGTAAGCCCCTCATAGAGTTCGGGCCAGCCGCACCTGGTCAGTCTATGATGACACCACGACCACATGATTCCGTTTTATCTGCACCGTCTAGCCCATTTGGCAAATTCTCTACACCGTTCACAGATTCTATGACTACATCCGGTAAAGGATCGCTTCCTTCTCCTATCAGTGGCCAAGTTAGGTTTGATAGTCCTGAGAGAAAGCGGCCTTCGGGCATTCCAAGGAAGACGACGAGTCCAGAAATATCAAAAGATAATGTGAATGGAAATGCAGTAGAAGTGTATGACGAGAGGCAAAGGCACCAA AACGATGAACAGAATAGCGATAGTCGGCAGCGAAGACGCTCAGATGGTGCACTGCATCATCTGTCGCCTTACGATCCTCCTGTTCAGGCTCGGATAGGCATGCAGGGGATGCCAAATCTACAAGATATGTCTTCAGAAGCATTTCT TACTTGGCAGAAGCATCAATGGCAGATGCACTATCTTGCGGCCGCTTATCGTGCatctgaagaagagtggCAAAGGCAAAGCTCAGTATCAATGTCGATTAACAATCACCCTTCTACTCAATCCGCCCCTTTCCCCATGCAGCACATGCCCATGTCCCCACCCAACATGAACATGAACATGATGAATATGGGTATGGGTATGCCAATGGGATATGGCTATTCAGCATTTCCACAATTTCAAGGACATATGTTTAACTCTTATCTCGATATGCCTCAGATGCAAAACCAAACcggtggaggagggggCTATAGCTATGGAACAGGAACTCATTCTGTATTTGGTGGAGGATTTGGGCCATCCCCTGCCATACCGTCTGCCATACCGTCCCAACAGCGACAACATAACCCTCAAAGACGAGCATCAAGTGATCAACGGGGAGCCCAATATACTCCTCCACATCCCCATCGTCGTCAGGACGACCCTCATTCGACAAAGGGCAGGAGTGCATCAGCTTTGGGCATGCACAGTACTGCAAATTCTCCCCCGACAATGTCTAAAAGGTCATCGAGCGTATTTAAGGGACTCTTAGGAGAGCGAGAAAAAGCGGAATTGCAGCAAGAGATGGCACGACAAGCACAGGAAAAGCTAGACAAGCAAAAACAGTGGTCGAAGGAGAGAGCGAGAGGGGAGGCGACTGAAGGCCGCAGCCCTCCACCCCCGTCGAGTTGGAGTAAAGTGACTGGCGATTTGTCTGAATGCGCCACCCCGAGGAAGCCAAGTAGGAGCGGACCGACTATGGCGAATTAA
- a CDS encoding uncharacterized protein (Similar to SGTC gene model, INSD accession EAL20447.1), translating to MIPTGHPICYLKRFDIHCSWTMTRTGGALKRPVEDAEYEDGQAQEDIIDDLMILDDHGLVVPDQTGSSEGDDGQMKLLPKGRPVCNWLDHLIRNACQKLLLKHFLRRFPLIFDGRFTETLPKYILPSQLISSVSHFARLSTAYDTPLHQKIGEIMKKLTRQQQEFLSLKLDQTVSLPARKDRKLEASQRRQKRLKQARQDKDQLDRTPKEKESPEDEDEAIIGINRRKEIYMEQLKDSMDASDNHGMRRDERKISRIIGDAIGLICRSDFEMKRNRGGRLSAAGTKFQYPADDTHLSLPISDGQLFLTSRANSNAASDTSRDESFIENAALENNLSYEVLVDDQEEWPLMRPENTESFAEQQEDDDEDVDVVFIMDDGVDDDQEDDDLLPIESWPLEESPKPRVVPHHNQSKETAVVLRVQRFEEDTIMVDDDDNMDFESLELGATLLIRNRAGEQHLYMHAP from the exons ATGATCCCTACCGGACATCCAATATGCTATCTTAAGCGTTTCGATATACATTGCTCATGGACGATGACACGTACCGGTGGCGCATTGAAACGTCCTGTTGAGGACGCTGAGTATGAGGATGGGCAAGCCCAAGAGGATATCATAGATGATCTGATGATCCTCGATGATCATGGTTTGGTGGTACCAGATCAGACAGGGTCAAgtgaaggagatgatgggCAAATGAAGTTACTACCGAAAGGCCGACCAGTTTGCAATTGGTTAGACCACCTAATCAGAAATGCGTGCCAGAAACTCCTACTAAAGCACTTCTTACG ACGTTTTCCTCTCATCTTCGATGGAAGATTCACTGAG ACGCTTCCCAAATATATCTTACCTTCACAACTAATATCATCAGTTTCTCATTTTGCACGGCTCTCTACAGCATACGATACGCCCCTGCACCAGAAAATCGGAGAAATTATGAAAAAGTTGACAAGGCAGCAGCAAGAGTTCCTTTCCCTCAAATTGGATCAGACAGTCAGCCTTCCAGCTAGAAAGGATCGCAAACTGGAGGCATCGCAAAGAAGACAGAAACGATTGAAACAGGCAAGACAGGACAAGGATCAGCTCGACCGTACCCCAAAGGAGAAAGAATCTCCagaggacgaggatgaagcTATAATAGGCATAAACAGACGAAAAGAAATATATATGGAACAACTCAAAGATTCAATGGACGCATCGGATAACCACGGGATGAGACGTGATGAAAGAAAGATCAGCAGAATCATAGGAGACGCGATAGGACTCATCTGTCGTAGTGACTTTGAAATGAAGAGAAATCGGGGGGGAAGACTGAGTGCTGCCGGAACAAAG TTTCAGTATCCGGCAGATGATACCCATCTGTCTCTGCCTATCTCTGATGGTCAATTGTTCTTAACCTCTCGGGCTAATTCCAACGCAGCAAGTGATACTTCAAGGGATGAATCGTTCATCGAGAACGCCGCCTTGGAGAACAACTTGAGCTATGAAGTGCTTGTGGACGATCAGGAGGAGTGGCCCTTAATGCGTCCAGAAAACACGGAGAGTTTCGCGGAGCAGCAGGAGGATGACGACGAAGATGTCGATGTCGTGTTTATCATGGACGACGGTGTGGACGACGATCAAGAGGATGAcgatcttcttcccattGAATCATGGCCATTAGAAGAGTCGCCAAAGCCGAGAGTAGTACCACACCACAACCAATCAAAGGAGACCGCCGTCGTGCTCCGTGTCCAGCGTTTTGAGGAAGATACAATAATGGTTGATGACGACGATAACATGGACTTTGAAAGTTTAGAATTAGGGGCCACTTTGTTGATCAGAAACAGAGCTGGTGAACAGCATTTGTATATGCATGCCCCGTAA